The following are from one region of the Pocillopora verrucosa isolate sample1 chromosome 3, ASM3666991v2, whole genome shotgun sequence genome:
- the LOC131783931 gene encoding dermatan-sulfate epimerase-like protein, with amino-acid sequence MSFSSITAFAIIAIVSSQTSWNDLEQLHPFLFFNEKDIPSLQERARTTHSEISQRIYLASQEIKEWPEYYLPPEDWKNFSSAWNERYGNDLTALAFYCVLNPEDLKATELAILFMERLSNLPNWRVADSFHDDVPVAHSLTGMATAYDFLYSRLNDTQRTRFLKNITAVTEELYERSFKLWWGFSYLQNHVATNYMAIFNGALIVTRHKLFEGEKWLSRAHLMLSRNLELFNFVVDGSINEGVYYGTYTTRSLTQYVFLALRHLLVDFTHSPWLKEHASLLYHTVLPGFRETVGYGDSNRNWSHGPESQLVFLDNHVLRSGLGNWLARQIREHKVQMEGVNNYSQAASHQKSMLHTEFLFYNPDIQERALPNPSMPRLHVFSDWGVVTYGGGLDISSGDNLGSPWGKKRTFLSFKCGVLHGRAINSLVREKHVRFWLERRIRFNPGHEQPDQGSFVFAPNGVPFITETYYAFKYTFLNNALIFGPSQQSSCYKPFEGQIGECNKWFYFKTMAAWRAQGDIISASSEDDMVFISGEMSGWYRQELGLLSVYRSLIMLNPSVLLVVDHIERKIGSQASVMSAFFHNVDHPFILNESMSKTPHATISIEGLLHRVYWSNLGTDQKSYASSTNYSSSFHSFRTHYLNITTPLDVRYTRTAYLFLGPGHRVDQLPQVVTGHDHGVKVSVIVNGVRYHVSIATKHNQPYSRYEFLEFGGYCKVEIREKRSRTVRFGLDVMSSADEEVLILIPRETNSHTTWNVLSTLFLPFIVSIVLLYLYLQLRKKILRHNLCDVFVICLGMSWLITIMAIHISFCVGEGCDLKIPKVTETSRESRVLSEVQEVPPFVLFTSLPLAGAEILEHLFKNSTNFFFVEVGKGVTKFLDPCSTFHRFHHSSEALHYREYFRYLAKDSKRVFLDLPPELLKTLPAVKLSDPAWGLKFSWLSKIVEERMRAIVVVRDPRGWVNAWLREIRVDTELRTAAYAAFDTVKNLKCSERNMSNFAPEFFEMQQALKDHSDKNDKNTLVQFLAHLWAAETQAVLRANTHFQMGGIRFVQLEDLILKPRKTAEELFRYIGVPLSPAAEHRLLTVVRTEQFALGSSQELIGSKMVEVWKQELSEVDVARIEEICSDVMKKLRYYSLG; translated from the coding sequence ATGTCGTTCTCATCAATAACTGCTTTTGCAATCATTGCTATTGTTTCATCCCAAACTTCCTGGAATGATTTAGAACAGCTTCATCCATTCTTGTTTTTCAACGAGAAAGATATCCCTAGTCTCCAAGAACGCGCGCGAACTACTCACTCTGAAATTTCTCAAAGGATCTACTTGGCCAGTCAAGAGATAAAAGAATGGCCTGAATATTATTTACCACCTGAAGATTGGAAAAACTTCTCTAGCGCTTGGAACGAGCGTTATGGCAATGACCTGACTGCGTTAGCTTTCTACTGCGTTCTCAATCCAGAGGATCTCAAGGCGACAGAGCTTGCAATTCTGTTTATGGAGCGACTTTCCAATCTTCCCAACTGGCGCGTCGCCGATTCATTCCATGACGATGTCCCCGTAGCCCACTCTTTAACCGGCATGGCGACCGCATATGACTTTCTGTACTCACGTTTAAACGACACTCAAAGAACTCGGTTCTTAAAGAATATAACGGCAGTGACAGAGGAATTATACGAGAGATCTTTCAAGCTTTGGTGGGGGTTTTCTTATCTTCAAAATCACGTAGCCACAAACTATATGGCGATATTTAATGGCGCCTTGATTGTCACCCGACACAAGTTGTTCGAGGGGGAGAAATGGTTGTCACGAGCTCACTTAATGTTAAGTAGAAACTTAGAGCTGTTTAACTTCGTAGTGGACGGCTCCATTAACGAAGGTGTTTATTATGGCACTTACACTACACGTTCACTAACGCAGTATGTGTTCCTTGCGTTACGCCACTTACTTGTAGACTTCACGCATTCCCCTTGGCTCAAAGAGCACGCGTCGCTTCTTTATCATACGGTGCTCCCAGGGTTCAGAGAAACCGTTGGCTATGGCGACTCCAATCGGAACTGGTCTCACGGTCCAGAAAGCCAGTTAGTTTTCCTAGACAACCATGTTTTGAGAAGTGGCTTGGGAAATTGGCTGGCCAGACAGATAAGAGAGCACAAGGTTCAAATGGAAGGAGTGAATAACTATAGTCAAGCGGCGTCACACCAAAAAAGCATGCTCCACACAGAGTTCTTATTCTATAATCCTGATATTCAAGAGAGAGCACTACCCAACCCAAGCATGCCACGACTCCACGTGTTCAGTGACTGGGGAGTGGTAACTTACGGGGGGGGATTGGACATATCTTCCGGCGATAACTTAGGTAGTCCCTGGGGTAAGAAGAGaacatttctttcctttaaatgtGGGGTGCTTCACGGACGAGCGATAAACTCTCTTGTTAGAGAAAAACACGTTCGATTTTGGCTAGAACGACGGATACGTTTCAACCCTGGCCATGAACAGCCGGACCAAGGATCATTTGTGTTTGCCCCAAATGGTGTACCTTTCATTACGGAGACCTATTACGCCTTCAAGTACACTTTCCTTAATAATGCTCTGATATTCGGTCCCTCCCAACAGTCATCTTGCTATAAACCCTTTGAGGGGCAGATAGGAGAGTGTAATAAGtggttttattttaaaacaatggcAGCCTGGAGGGCCCAAGGAGATATTATATCTGCGTCAAGCGAAGATGATATGGTTTTCATAAGCGGAGAGATGAGTGGGTGGTATCGACAAGAACTGGGCCTTCTTAGTGTATATCGTTCCTTGATTATGTTGAATCCAAGTGTGCTCCTCGTGGTCGATCATATCGAACGCAAAATAGGAAGTCAAGCATCTGTTATGAGCGCCTTCTTTCATAACGTGGATCATCCCTTCATACTCAATGAGAGCATGTCCAAAACACCCCATGCTACCATTTCCATAGAGGGACTTTTGCACAGAGTTTACTGGTCAAACTTAGGGACCGATCAGAAGAGTTATGCCAGTTCGACAAATTACTCGTCAAGCTTCCATTCCTTTCGAACGCATTATCTAAATATAACAACGCCCTTGGACGTACGATATACACGGACTGCGTACTTATTTCTCGGTCCTGGACATAGAGTAGACCAACTTCCACAAGTAGTAACTGGGCATGATCACGGAGTGAAGGTCTCAGTGATAGTGAATGGAGTTCGTTACCATGTTTCCATAGCAACAAAGCATAATCAACCTTACTCTAGATATGAGTTTTTGGAATTTGGAGGATATTGCAAGGTTGAAATTAGAGAGAAGAGATCCAGGACTGTGCGTTTCGGTTTGGATGTCATGTCATCTGCAGATGAGGAAGTTTTAATATTAATCCCAAGGGAAACTAACTCGCATACAACTTGGAATGTTTTATCCACCTTGTTTCTGCCATTCATTGTTTCTATCGTGTTGCTATATCTCTATTTACAGCTTCGAAAAAAGATTCTTCGACACAATCTCTGTGATGTGTTCGTGATTTGTCTTGGGATGTCAtggttaataacaataatggcTATTCACATCAGTTTTTGTGTTGGTGAAGGATGTGACTTAAAAATACCCAAAGTGACTGAAACTTCCCGCGAAAGTCGTGTTCTCTCAGAAGTACAAGAGGTTCCGCCGTTTGTGTTATTCACATCTCTACCTCTAGCAGGCGCGGAAATACTAGAACACTTGTTTAAAAACTCTAcgaatttcttttttgtagaAGTGGGGAAAGGTGTCACAAAGTTTTTGGATCCGTGTTCTACTTTTCATCGTTTTCATCATTCGTCTGAAGCACTTCATTATCGAGAATATTTTCGTTATCTTGCTAAAGACTCAAAAAGAGTTTTTCTTGATTTACCTCCAGAGCTTCTCAAGACTCTTCCAGCTGTAAAACTGTCAGATCCCGCGTGGGGTTTGAAGTTTTCGTGGTTATCAAAGATCGTGGAGGAGAGAATGCGTGCCATAGTCGTGGTTAGGGACCCGAGAGGGTGGGTGAACGCGTGGCTTCGAGAAATTCGCGTGGATACTGAACTACGCACTGCTGCCTACGCCGCCTTTGATACAGTTAAGAATCTCAAGTGCTCAGAGAGGAATATGTCAAATTTTGCCCCTGAATTCTTTGAAATGCAGCAAGCACTCAAGGATCATAGCGataaaaacgacaaaaacacCCTCGTGCAATTTCTTGCCCATCTCTGGGCTGCGGAGACGCAAGCGGTTCTGCGTGCCAACACGCACTTTC
- the LOC131783898 gene encoding protein disulfide-isomerase TMX3-like, which yields MAIKNRPSIQFRRIFSLTFLALVVLFCRCNAFVKELDGSFSSLMNEGSWLVEFYAPWCGYCKKLEPIWAEVGKTLYGSPIRVGKLDATRYSALAKHFGIRGFPSIKFIKGKRVLTFEGERTVQDFVQFAEKANRPAVTELKDAAQMERIRNEKSVCFFLVTSNDNAQLSEKLKDIFYQVAEDKVIQSYFYQIDQGALPEDVEVKGPTVIVSKDGSISMLEGSDDVIEESTLSGWINNERFEAFVHVTRSNFHDITTTGKIMLLTVLAEQKSKKKINERVSKIVKSVAINERQRFHRHFQFGWMLGDTIATNLMMSSMSAPFLMAYNSTNHVYYLKQYSEIKDEFTEQQLVSFLEDVLEGRAKGYGGDSYFQRFYRGIWELLRSIYEIWTTQPIAAILMFGFPLLVFSFLIYMLCIADPGPEEEDLEELQDEGTEYLDDEDGVTELKATEEEVDANPKPKTE from the exons ATGGCGATCAAGAATAGGCCCTCAATACAATTTCGGAGAATATTCTCTCTTACTTTCCTAGCGCTAG tcgTTTTGTTCTGTAGGTGCAATGCGTTCGTCAAAGAGCTTGACGGCAG TTTTTCATCTCTGATGAATGAGGGTAGCTGGTTAGTTGAG TTCTATGCCCCATGGTGTGGTTACTGCAAGAAACTAGAGCCAATATGGGCTGAAGTAGGGAAAACTCTTTATGGATCACCTATTAGAGTTGGAAAATTAGATGCAACTAGATACTCAG CATTAGCAAAACACTTTGGTATCAGAGGATTTCCTTCAATTAAATT tattaaaggaaaaagagttTTAACATTTGAAGGTGAACGCACAGTCCAGGATTTTGTCCAATTTGCAGAGAAGGCAAACAG ACCAGCGGTTACTGAGCTCAAGGATGCAGCCCAAATGGAGAGAATAAGAAATGAGAAAAGTGTCTGTTTTTTCCTAGTAACAAGCAATGACAATGCACAGTTGTCAGAAAAACTTAAA gataTTTTTTATCAAGTTGCTGAAGATAAGGTTATTCAAAGctatttttatcaaattgatCAGGGAGCTTTACCAGAG GATGTTGAGGTAAAAGGGCCAACTGTTATTGTTTCAAAGGATGGTTCCATATCCATGCTTGAAG GTTCAGACGATGTAATTGAAGAGAGTACGTTATCTGGATGGATAAATAATGAAAGATTTGAAGCATTTGTTCATGTCACCAGATCGAATTTTCATGATATCACCACAACTG GCAAAATAATGCTGTTAACTGTACTGGCAGAACAGaagagtaaaaagaaaataaatgaaag GGTCAGCAAAATTGTCAAAAGTGTGGCCATAAATGAACGGCAAAGATTTCACAG gcaTTTTCAGTTTGGATGGATGTTGGGGGATACTATTGCAACAAACCTCATGATGAG CTCAATGTCAGCCCCATTCTTAATGGCATATAACAGTACAAATCATGTGTATTACTTAAAGCAGTATTCAGAGATTAAAGATGAATTTACTGAACAGCAGTTGGTATCTTTCCTTGAAGATGTGTTGGAGGGTCGTGCAAAG gGATACGGTGGAGACTCGTACTTTCAAAGATTCTATAGG GGGATTTGGGAACTTCTCAGATCGATTTAC GAAATCTGGACCACCCAACCCATTGCTGCTATACTCATGTTTGGCTTCCCTCTGCTGGTGTTCTCATTTCTTATCTATATGCTGTGTATCGCTGACCCTGGACCTGAAGAGGAAGATTTGGAAGAGCTTCAAGATGAAGGCACCGAGTATTTAGATGATGAAGATGGAGTAACAGAACTGAAAGCAACTGAGGAGGAAGTTGATGCAAACCCAAAACCGAAGACAGAATGA
- the LOC131783907 gene encoding LOW QUALITY PROTEIN: large ribosomal subunit protein eL13 (The sequence of the model RefSeq protein was modified relative to this genomic sequence to represent the inferred CDS: inserted 1 base in 1 codon; deleted 1 base in 1 codon): MAPKHNNMITNNHLPQTVQNYVRTWFDQPGRKKRRRVARVKRALQIAPRPVAGALRPIVRCPXFKYNTKVRAGRGSLLEELKAAGISRKVAPTIGISVDHRRKNRSAESLQANVQRLKEYKSKLIVFPRKASKPKQGDSEAAELSNAVQLQGAVMPIQQSRLPIKARKITDEEKNTSVFCSMRIARANARLIGIREKRAREKAEQDAMKKK, encoded by the exons ATGGCGCCCAAACACAATAACATGATA ACCAACAACCACCTTCCACAAACAGTGCAGAACTATGTAAGAACATGGTTTGATCAACCTGGACGCAAGAAGCGCAGGCGTGTGGCCCGTGTAAAGAGGGCTTTGCAGATTGCACCCCGTCCAGTTGCTGGTGCTCTGCGTCCGATTGTGCGTTGCC ACTTTAAGTACAATACTAAGGTCAGGGCTGGACGAGGCTCACTTTTGGAAGAACTAAAG GCTGCTGGCATCTCTCGCAAAGTAGCTCCAACCATTGGTATTTCTGTTGATCACAGAAGAAAGAACAGATCAGCAGAATCCCTTCAGGCAAATGTACAAAGACTGAAGGAGTACAAGAGCAAGTTGATTGTCTTTCCAAGGAAGGCTAGCAAACCCAAACAGGGAGACAGTGAG GCTGCTGAATTGTCCAATGCTGTTCAACTTCAAGGAGCAGTCATGCCAATCCAACAGTCTCGCCTGCCTATCAAGGCTCGCAAGATCACAGATGAAGAAAAGAACACCAGTGTATTCTGTAGCATGCGTATTGCTCGTGCCAATGCCAGGTTGATTGGCATCCGTGAGAAGAGAGCCAGGGAGAAGGCTGAACAGGATGCTATGAAGAAGAAATAA
- the LOC131783913 gene encoding LOW QUALITY PROTEIN: GEL complex subunit OPTI (The sequence of the model RefSeq protein was modified relative to this genomic sequence to represent the inferred CDS: deleted 2 bases in 2 codons; substituted 1 base at 1 genomic stop codon), protein MSVQKLKKSQKDIAVSNGSVSAVVKKAFKKNSSWVRXGRIEFLDGIYWFRQVLAIILGLIWGLLPLQGILAIALFALINAGVLYIYFTNFQKIDEEEYGGPWELTKEGFMTSFALFLVIWIIFYSAVHFP, encoded by the exons ATGTCTGTACAGAAGCTAAAGAAATCTCAGAAAGATATTGCTGTATCAAATGGATCAGTGTCTGCGGTAGTGAAAAAggctttcaagaaaaattccaGTTGGGTAAGATAAGGTAG GATTGAATTCCTTGATGGAATATACTGG TTTAGACAAGTGTTAGCAATTATTTTAGGCCTTATTTGGGGTCTGCTA CCTTTGCAAGGAATCCTTGCTATAGCACT ATTTGCCCTTATAAATGCTGGTGTTTTGTACATATACTTCACAAACTTTCAAAAGATTGATGAAGAGGAATATGGTGGACCATGGGAACTGACTAAAGAAGGTTTTATGACATCATTTGCCTTATTTTTG GTTATCTGGATTATATTTTACTCTGCTGTCCACTTTCCTTGA